AAAGTCTTGTTGGCTTACAAGAACGCATCGCAGCACCTGACTTCATCGGGGATAAAAGCGGGTTTGGGTTTACTCAAAGTGGCCACGTCTCAGTGGAGACATGAGAAGAAGACGCGCGCGGGAGCAGCGATAAGGCAGCTGCCCGCCGCCAACAGCGGCCACCCGTGCAAGAGATCTCCTCTGGATCAGCTGGCAGCGCTGGTTCTCCACGGCCAGACCCAGCAGCACCAGATAAGTCAAGATCACAGACGAGATCCTGCTTACTCCACCAAGCCGCAGAACTGTAAGCGCATCGTGGTTCTCGGCGCGCCGCGAGTTGGGAAGACATCCATCCTCAGAAGATACCTGCGGGATGGATTCGTGGAGGACTACAACCCCACCTCAGAGGATTTCCTGAGAAAACTGTTTCGCATCCGCGGAGAGACTTATCAGATTGACATCCTGGATGCCTCCAGGGAAAGAGAGTTCCCGGCCAAGCGACGGCTGTCCATCCTCACTGGTGCGTATTCGCTTCGTCCTGATGTCacttttgaaaataataataaagaaaaaaaaacgtttttttttcttttgtttttgtaataatgGCTGAAACAGTCTTGTCTGTAGTGATAACTGCATGCGTAATCCGTGCGTTTTCTGTGGTCAGCGTGATTATTGCGTACATAAAACAACCATGGCTTTGAgctaatgtattttttttttttttcattcttgcaGGAGACATTTTTCTTCTAGTATTCAGTCTCGATGACCGGAGTTCCTTCGAAGAGGTGTGCGCCTTGCGAACTGAAATTCTGACAGCCAAATCCAAGCTGAGCAGATCGTCTGTTCCGGAGCATTGCGCACAGCCGCGCGTCCCTCTGGTGGTCTGCGCCAACAAGGTGGATCTCCTGGAGTCCGAGCGACAAGTATCCAAGGCGGAGGTGCTCCAAGCCCTCGGAGATGACTGTGCCTATTTCGAAACGTCGGCCAAAGACAGCACGAATCTTGAAAAAGTGTTCGAGACTCTCGCAAAGCGGGGCGGGCTCCCGACGGAGACCGGCCCGTCGCAGCACCGCAAGGTGTCTCTGCGCTCGTACCAGGCGATGCGCGCGGGCCGGGTGGCGGGGAGAGGGAGCCAGGCGCCGGGAAGAGACGACCCCTGCGGCACCCTGTACCCGCTGGCGCGCCGGCCCAGTTTTCGCACAGACCTCCGTCAAGTTATTGGCCCACAAACTGAGAGAAAGCCCGGGAAAGGGATGGAGAAATGTTACATTCAATGAGCG
The nucleotide sequence above comes from Salarias fasciatus chromosome 6, fSalaFa1.1, whole genome shotgun sequence. Encoded proteins:
- the LOC115390879 gene encoding dexamethasone-induced Ras-related protein 1-like — protein: MEVGSIATGAPTTSMPVPRQLKCPTMDGPKFTVDAQCGAGSSKVLLAYKNASQHLTSSGIKAGLGLLKVATSQWRHEKKTRAGAAIRQLPAANSGHPCKRSPLDQLAALVLHGQTQQHQISQDHRRDPAYSTKPQNCKRIVVLGAPRVGKTSILRRYLRDGFVEDYNPTSEDFLRKLFRIRGETYQIDILDASREREFPAKRRLSILTGDIFLLVFSLDDRSSFEEVCALRTEILTAKSKLSRSSVPEHCAQPRVPLVVCANKVDLLESERQVSKAEVLQALGDDCAYFETSAKDSTNLEKVFETLAKRGGLPTETGPSQHRKVSLRSYQAMRAGRVAGRGSQAPGRDDPCGTLYPLARRPSFRTDLRQVIGPQTERKPGKGMEKCYIQ